CCGCTCCTGCAGGCTGCTGGCCGCCGCCACCATATGTCGCGGGATGACGGCCGGCAAGTGTCGGCGCCCGACCGGCTCGTGGCCGGCGGGTGGTGCGGATTCAGTCTAAGATCGGCTGCGATACCATAACATGTAGCCAGCGGCGATCCCGCGCCTTTGCTACGATGGACACGCATCCGATCCGGTGCGGCTCCGTCTGCCGTTCGCGATCGAGCGATGCTCTGCGCCGGACGTGCGGCGCCGGAGCGAGTGCCGATGAGAACCTGGTCCGATGGTCGTCCGCGCGGCCGTGCACGCCTGAGGGCGGCCGTTTTGGCGCGGCACAGCAGCCGATTGGACGGCGATGAAACTCCTTGAGGGCGGCAAGGGGCGGACGGGTTGCGGGGCGCATGTTGGGCAGTTTCCTTACACCGCGCGGCCGGGCCGGCGGAAACCCGGCCGGAGATCCTTGACAGTCCGCGGCCGATCGAAGAACATATGATCTGTTATAGGGTCACAGCGCGGCCGGGAGAGCGGAGGGCGCGAACGTGGCGGATGCAATCGTCCGCGGGGCAGTCGGGAAGGAGAGGCAGACGCCGCGAGCCGCCGTCGGCGGCGCGATCGCGGCCGGTGAGCGCCGCGCGGAGGAGCGCTGGAGCAGGTTGAACGCCACGCTCGCCTGGCTCGGTTTCGGACCCTATCCGCAGCCGTACGGCCTGTACACGGCCGGCGCCCCCGGACGGGCGCGGGCCGCAAGCAAGGCGATGAGGAGACGCTGAGATGGCGAACCCGGTCGTGCACTTCGAGATCATCGGCAAGGATGCGGGCAAAGCACGGCAGTTTTACTCCAGCCTGTTTGGCTGGGCGATCGACGCGAACAACCCGATGAACTACGGCATCGTGGACAACGGCGGCCAGGGGATCAACGGCGGCATCGCCGGCGCCGAGAATGGCGACCAGCCGCACACGATGTTCTATGTCGCCGTTCCCGATCTGCAGGCAACGCTCGACCAGGCGACCAGCCTGGGCGGCAAAGTGCTGATGCCCGTGACCGAGATTCCCAACACGGTCACGCTCGCCGTGTTCCAGGACCCGGACGGCAACGCGATCGGCCTGATCAAGGACGGCATGTAAACCACCGCCGCGGGCATCGCTCCCGCGGCCCGTCGCTTCGTGCGGCCCC
This is a stretch of genomic DNA from Dehalococcoidia bacterium. It encodes these proteins:
- a CDS encoding VOC family protein, which translates into the protein MANPVVHFEIIGKDAGKARQFYSSLFGWAIDANNPMNYGIVDNGGQGINGGIAGAENGDQPHTMFYVAVPDLQATLDQATSLGGKVLMPVTEIPNTVTLAVFQDPDGNAIGLIKDGM